One genomic window of Candidatus Nitrospira inopinata includes the following:
- a CDS encoding putative signal transducing protein yields MDGNARVRMVHLTNAQDAGELAIIKSLLDGNRIAYVIHGEHMSTLYPGVPFFVGRVMVDELDRARAEVLLSRLRLSIRETSD; encoded by the coding sequence ATGGACGGCAACGCGCGCGTGAGGATGGTGCACCTCACCAACGCGCAGGACGCGGGAGAGTTGGCCATCATTAAGAGTTTGCTGGACGGAAACCGGATTGCGTACGTCATTCATGGCGAACATATGAGCACGCTGTATCCGGGCGTGCCGTTTTTCGTGGGGAGGGTGATGGTCGATGAATTGGATCGGGCTCGCGCGGAGGTGCTTCTCAGCAGGCTCAGACTCTCGATTCGCGAAACTTCGGACTGA
- the metH gene encoding methionine synthase, which yields MPIESPHTIETLLKRRILILDGAMGTMIQQRRLDEAAFRGERFKDWNKDLKGHNDLLNLTQPAVIEDIHRQYLEAGADIIETNTFNAQAISLADYQMELLAYELSKAGAECARRAVATVQAVQPGRVCFVAGAIGPTTKTSSISTDVNNPGARGTTFDELVCAYSEQVRGLLDGGVDLLLVETIFDTLNAKAAFFAILDGFDRGWRRVPIMASVTFIQAGSNRGVTGQTVEAFWNSISHVPLLSVGMNCALGPKEMKPLIEELSRLAPVHVSAHPNAGLPNPLLPTGFPETPDSLAPQLREWAKDGWLNIVGGCCGTTPAHIKLIAEAVRDVAPRAIPTVEPYTRLSGLEALTIRPDSNFVNIGERTNVTGSPAFAKLILAGDYEAALSVARQQVEGGAQIIDVNMDEGMLDSKAAMEKFLRLVAAEPDIAKVPIMVDSSKWEVLETGLKNIQGKAVVNSISLKEGEAKFIEQARLIRRYGAAVVVMAFDERGQADTFERRIEVCARSYKILTEIVGFPPQDVVFDPNVLTVATGIEEHNHYAVDFIEATRWIKRHLPGAKVSGGISNISFSFRGNNVVREAMHAAFLYHAIKAGLDMGIVNAGQLAVYEEIPKDLLELVEDVLLDRRPDATERLVAFAETVKQKGKAAVKDDEWRKGTVEERLTHALVKGVTDYIEQDTEEARRKYPTPLSVIEGPLMAGMNVVGDLFGSGKMFLPQVVKSARVMKKAVAYLMPFMEEEKKRLGNFRSQGKIVLATVKGDVHDIGKNIVGVVLGCNNYEVIDLGVMVPCEKILAAAREHKADIIGLSGLITPSLDEMVHVAKEMTREGFEVPLLIGGATTSKAHTAVKIAPSYRHATVHVLDASRAVGVVGSLVSPTHRQEFVKQIQTDYERMRQAHQDRGAKPLLPIAQARANRLASDWAALDIPRPSFLGIRVIENQPLDELVPYIDWSPFFHTWELKGRYPSIFDDRTIGKKAKELYDDAQRLLDQIIRQRRLTAKGVYGFFAAAAVGDDIELYADEARTTVLTTIHTLRQQGEKPAGQPNLALADFIAPKESGRQDYLGAFAVTAGIGVEDLCRRFDEDHDDYNSIMAKALADRLAEAFAEFLHQRVRAEWGYGKDERLTNEDLIRERYRGIRPAPGYPACPDHTEKRLLFDLLHVEKHAGVTLTDSYAMLPAASVSGWYFAHPEAKYFAVGKIGKDQVEDYARRKGMPVSVIERWLSPNLNYEPV from the coding sequence ATGCCTATTGAAAGCCCCCATACCATAGAGACCTTGCTCAAGCGGCGCATCCTGATCCTGGACGGGGCCATGGGCACGATGATCCAGCAACGGCGGCTGGACGAAGCCGCCTTTCGCGGCGAGCGGTTCAAGGATTGGAACAAAGACCTCAAGGGCCACAATGATCTGCTGAACCTCACGCAACCGGCCGTCATCGAAGATATCCATCGCCAGTATTTGGAGGCCGGGGCCGACATCATCGAGACCAACACCTTCAACGCGCAGGCGATCTCCCTGGCGGATTATCAGATGGAGTTGCTGGCTTACGAACTGTCCAAGGCGGGGGCGGAATGCGCCAGGAGAGCCGTAGCGACCGTGCAAGCCGTTCAGCCCGGTCGTGTTTGTTTTGTGGCCGGGGCGATCGGCCCCACAACGAAGACCTCGTCCATCTCCACCGACGTGAACAATCCCGGCGCGCGAGGGACGACATTCGATGAGCTGGTCTGTGCCTACAGTGAACAGGTGCGCGGTCTGCTCGACGGCGGCGTCGATTTGCTGTTGGTCGAGACGATCTTTGACACGCTCAACGCCAAGGCCGCCTTCTTCGCGATTCTTGACGGATTCGACCGGGGCTGGCGCCGGGTCCCGATCATGGCGTCGGTCACGTTTATCCAGGCCGGGAGCAACCGTGGCGTGACCGGGCAGACCGTGGAGGCTTTCTGGAATTCCATCTCCCACGTGCCCTTGCTCAGCGTGGGGATGAACTGTGCGCTGGGACCTAAGGAAATGAAGCCGCTGATCGAAGAATTGTCCCGCCTCGCGCCGGTGCACGTGAGCGCCCATCCCAACGCGGGGTTGCCCAATCCCCTGCTCCCGACGGGCTTTCCGGAGACGCCGGATTCCCTCGCTCCGCAACTGCGCGAATGGGCGAAGGACGGGTGGCTCAACATCGTCGGCGGCTGCTGCGGCACGACGCCGGCCCACATCAAATTGATCGCCGAGGCGGTGCGAGATGTCGCCCCGAGGGCGATCCCGACCGTCGAACCCTACACGAGACTCAGCGGGCTTGAAGCCCTCACGATCCGGCCAGATTCTAATTTTGTGAATATCGGGGAGCGCACCAATGTGACCGGCTCGCCGGCCTTCGCCAAACTCATCCTGGCCGGCGACTATGAAGCCGCTCTCTCCGTGGCGCGGCAACAGGTCGAAGGCGGCGCGCAGATCATCGACGTCAACATGGACGAGGGCATGTTGGATTCCAAGGCCGCGATGGAGAAGTTCCTGCGTCTCGTCGCCGCCGAGCCGGACATCGCGAAAGTGCCGATCATGGTCGACAGCTCCAAGTGGGAGGTGCTGGAAACCGGTCTAAAGAACATCCAGGGCAAGGCGGTCGTCAACAGTATCAGCCTCAAGGAGGGAGAGGCCAAGTTCATCGAACAGGCCCGGTTGATCCGGCGCTACGGGGCGGCGGTGGTCGTGATGGCGTTCGACGAGCGGGGCCAGGCCGATACGTTTGAGCGCAGGATCGAAGTCTGCGCGAGGTCGTACAAGATTCTGACCGAGATCGTCGGGTTCCCCCCGCAAGACGTCGTCTTCGATCCGAACGTGCTCACCGTGGCCACGGGAATCGAGGAACACAACCACTACGCGGTGGATTTCATCGAGGCGACGCGGTGGATCAAGCGGCATCTGCCCGGCGCCAAGGTCAGCGGCGGCATCAGTAACATCTCGTTCTCGTTCCGCGGCAACAACGTGGTGCGCGAGGCGATGCACGCGGCCTTTTTGTACCATGCGATCAAGGCCGGGCTCGACATGGGCATCGTCAACGCCGGCCAGCTCGCCGTCTACGAGGAAATTCCCAAAGATCTGCTCGAACTGGTTGAGGATGTGTTGCTGGACCGGCGGCCTGACGCCACCGAGCGGCTGGTGGCCTTCGCCGAGACGGTGAAGCAAAAGGGGAAAGCCGCCGTCAAGGACGATGAATGGCGCAAGGGCACGGTCGAAGAGCGGCTGACCCATGCCCTGGTGAAGGGGGTGACCGATTACATCGAGCAGGATACGGAAGAGGCGCGCCGGAAGTATCCGACGCCGCTGTCGGTGATCGAGGGGCCGCTCATGGCCGGCATGAACGTCGTGGGGGATCTGTTCGGCTCCGGCAAGATGTTCCTCCCGCAGGTCGTCAAAAGCGCGCGCGTGATGAAGAAAGCGGTGGCCTATCTCATGCCGTTCATGGAGGAAGAGAAGAAACGGCTGGGCAACTTCCGGTCACAGGGCAAGATCGTCTTGGCCACCGTGAAAGGCGACGTCCACGACATCGGCAAGAACATCGTCGGCGTCGTGCTGGGCTGCAACAACTATGAAGTCATCGATCTCGGCGTGATGGTGCCCTGCGAGAAGATTTTGGCAGCCGCGCGCGAGCACAAGGCCGACATCATCGGCTTGAGCGGCCTGATTACGCCGTCGCTTGACGAAATGGTGCACGTGGCCAAGGAAATGACCCGCGAAGGGTTCGAGGTGCCGTTGTTGATCGGCGGCGCCACGACGAGCAAGGCGCATACGGCGGTCAAGATCGCGCCGTCCTACCGGCATGCCACCGTGCACGTGCTCGATGCGTCGCGGGCGGTCGGGGTGGTCGGCAGTCTGGTCAGTCCGACGCACAGGCAAGAGTTCGTGAAACAGATTCAAACGGACTATGAACGGATGCGGCAGGCCCATCAGGACCGGGGAGCCAAGCCGCTGCTTCCGATCGCGCAGGCGCGGGCCAACCGCTTGGCGTCGGATTGGGCTGCTCTCGACATCCCGAGGCCGTCGTTCCTGGGCATCCGAGTCATCGAAAACCAGCCGCTGGACGAACTGGTGCCCTATATCGACTGGTCGCCCTTTTTCCATACCTGGGAACTCAAAGGGCGCTATCCTTCGATCTTCGACGACCGGACGATCGGCAAGAAGGCCAAGGAACTGTACGACGACGCGCAACGGCTGCTGGACCAGATCATCCGACAGCGACGGCTTACGGCGAAGGGCGTCTACGGCTTCTTTGCCGCGGCTGCGGTCGGCGATGACATTGAGCTGTATGCCGACGAGGCCCGAACGACCGTGCTTACGACCATCCACACGCTCCGGCAACAGGGGGAAAAACCGGCCGGACAACCCAACCTGGCGTTGGCGGATTTCATCGCGCCCAAAGAGTCCGGCAGGCAGGACTATCTTGGAGCCTTTGCCGTCACGGCGGGGATCGGGGTTGAGGATCTCTGCCGGCGGTTCGACGAGGACCATGACGATTACAACTCGATCATGGCCAAGGCCCTGGCCGATCGACTGGCGGAAGCCTTTGCGGAATTCCTCCACCAACGAGTGCGCGCCGAGTGGGGGTACGGGAAGGACGAACGACTGACGAACGAAGACCTGATCCGCGAGCGGTACCGGGGCATCCGTCCGGCTCCCGGCTACCCGGCCTGTCCTGACCATACGGAAAAACGACTGTTGTTCGACCTGCTGCACGTTGAGAAGCACGCGGGCGTGACGCTCACCGACAGTTACGCCATGCTGCCCGCCGCGTCCGTCAGCGGGTGGTACTTTGCGCATCCCGAGGCCAAGTACTTCGCCGTCGGCAAGATCGGCAAAGACCAGGTGGAAGACTACGCCCGCCGCAAAGGCATGCCGGTCTCGGTCATCGAACGGTGGCTCTCGCCGAATCTGAACTACGAGCCGGTGTAA